In the Aliarcobacter cryaerophilus genome, one interval contains:
- a CDS encoding bifunctional diguanylate cyclase/phosphodiesterase, with the protein MSLLKQVSIVLGFIFLILFVSIIGLSFNIIKDSSAKSLYENVQNSVTSTSLSITNAGVDEGTIKTVINAAFDNGNYEKIVFKNINDEIVYELKKDLIISDEIPHWFINIVDTGEISALASISEGWNVLGVLEIYADRAIYYNQTYSMFIKLLQSLAFSFVVLIIILSIFFNFILKPLRTINNQAKAVMNNEFILSTEQPFTDEFKTLTTSINSMVSKFEKMFQNTNEVLKTNKELLYFDEVTKINNRKYFILKANEYLDKDSSNNKGFIVSLSIKLDVINKTYGFIKTNEILFKLASKLKNSFNSDNDIVVRMNGSEFLALVPNAKEEDVKNALEKLIIDLKAIVELEDNIFIGLCKYENEESLRTLFTKIDYTLSQAKVNSDKDYFYVTHMENIKTKEEWINILNVSLKEEFFRLIHRDIVDINSKEEYLKTISFELDFKGETIRYGEFIASVLEQNRLDEVYLHVIEKVFKQNKANEFVSIQLPTLFIEKLSSYANLKELLNKYKHISKNIIFEIEEEAFNKNFNSTLMYISLFKEFGFNFAIFNFIANSDDYNYLKELRPLYIKASKFFLLESRQSLNMLKILTQSLDIKLVATSVDEIEEIKTLEEIGINAISGSVMSKL; encoded by the coding sequence ATGAGTTTATTAAAGCAAGTTTCTATTGTTCTTGGTTTTATTTTTTTGATACTTTTTGTATCTATTATTGGTCTATCTTTTAATATTATAAAAGATTCATCGGCAAAATCTTTGTATGAAAATGTACAAAATAGTGTTACAAGTACTAGTTTATCAATAACAAATGCAGGAGTTGATGAAGGAACTATAAAAACAGTTATAAATGCAGCTTTTGATAATGGAAATTATGAAAAAATTGTGTTTAAAAATATTAATGATGAGATAGTTTATGAACTAAAAAAAGATTTAATAATAAGCGATGAGATACCACATTGGTTTATTAATATTGTAGATACTGGTGAAATTTCAGCACTTGCTAGTATTTCAGAGGGATGGAATGTTTTAGGAGTTTTAGAAATTTATGCAGATAGAGCTATTTACTATAATCAAACATATAGTATGTTTATTAAACTTTTACAATCTTTAGCATTTAGTTTTGTTGTTTTAATAATTATTTTATCTATATTTTTTAATTTTATACTAAAACCTTTAAGAACAATAAATAATCAAGCAAAAGCTGTAATGAACAATGAGTTTATACTCTCAACAGAGCAACCATTTACAGATGAGTTTAAAACTTTAACAACTAGTATAAATAGTATGGTTTCTAAATTTGAAAAAATGTTTCAAAATACAAATGAAGTATTAAAGACAAATAAAGAACTTTTATATTTTGATGAAGTAACAAAAATAAATAATAGAAAATATTTTATATTAAAAGCAAATGAGTATTTAGATAAAGATAGCTCAAATAATAAAGGTTTTATAGTATCTCTTTCAATAAAACTTGATGTAATAAACAAAACTTATGGATTTATAAAAACAAATGAGATTTTGTTTAAATTAGCTTCAAAATTAAAAAATAGTTTTAATAGTGACAATGATATTGTTGTTAGAATGAATGGTTCAGAGTTTTTAGCACTTGTTCCAAACGCAAAAGAAGAAGATGTAAAAAACGCTTTAGAAAAACTGATAATTGATTTAAAAGCTATTGTAGAGCTTGAAGATAATATTTTTATTGGTCTTTGTAAATATGAAAATGAAGAGAGTCTAAGAACTCTATTTACAAAAATAGACTACACACTTTCTCAAGCAAAAGTAAATAGCGATAAAGATTATTTCTATGTAACTCATATGGAAAATATTAAAACAAAAGAAGAGTGGATAAATATATTAAATGTATCTTTAAAAGAGGAGTTCTTTAGGCTTATACATAGAGATATTGTTGATATTAACTCAAAAGAAGAGTATTTAAAAACAATTAGTTTTGAGCTTGATTTTAAAGGCGAGACAATAAGATATGGCGAATTTATTGCCTCTGTTTTAGAACAAAATAGGTTAGATGAAGTATATTTACATGTTATTGAAAAAGTTTTCAAACAAAATAAAGCAAATGAGTTTGTATCGATTCAACTTCCTACTTTATTTATTGAGAAATTAAGTAGTTATGCAAATTTAAAAGAGTTATTAAACAAGTACAAACATATTTCAAAAAATATTATTTTTGAAATTGAAGAAGAGGCATTTAATAAAAATTTCAATAGCACTTTGATGTATATTTCACTATTTAAAGAGTTTGGATTTAACTTTGCTATATTTAATTTTATTGCAAATAGCGATGATTATAACTATTTAAAAGAGTTAAGACCACTTTATATTAAAGCTTCAAAATTCTTCTTGCTTGAATCAAGACAGAGTTTGAATATGTTAAAAATACTTACACAATCTTTAGATATTAAACTTGTTGCTACAAGTGTTGATGAAATTGAAGAGATAAAAACTTTAGAAGAGATAGGAATAAACGCAATTTCTGGCTCTGTTATGTCAAAATTATAA
- the aroB gene encoding 3-dehydroquinate synthase — MIVKIDLTNDNSYEIYIEKLKALSFDRKVVVVTNPTVAGFHLEYLKSKLTAKELSICTIKDGEEYKNMQTLEDILSSCFEAKLDRKSLLIAFGGGVIGDMTGFAASIYQRGIDFIQIPTTLLSQVDASVGGKTGINNKYGKNLVGTFHQPKAVYIDSSFLKTLPKRELGAGISEIIKMAVCFNKDFFSWLENNDLRDEKNIDIAIQKSVETKAWVVSQDEKEQGLRAALNYGHTFGHVIENITNYKTYLHGEAVGIGMCMANALAVKLGFMSKEEEKRVENLLKKYDIPTTFKINDVEDFYEHFFLDKKSSNSKIKFILPVGIGDCKITDEIKKDDVIEILKGF, encoded by the coding sequence ATGATTGTAAAAATAGACTTAACAAATGATAATTCATACGAAATTTATATCGAAAAATTAAAAGCATTGAGCTTTGATAGAAAAGTTGTTGTTGTTACCAACCCTACGGTTGCTGGTTTTCATTTAGAGTATTTAAAATCAAAATTAACAGCAAAAGAGTTATCTATTTGCACAATTAAAGATGGTGAAGAGTATAAGAATATGCAAACTTTAGAAGATATTTTAAGTTCATGCTTTGAAGCAAAACTTGATAGAAAATCTCTTCTTATTGCATTTGGTGGTGGTGTAATTGGAGATATGACTGGTTTTGCTGCATCAATTTATCAAAGAGGAATTGATTTTATTCAAATTCCAACTACTCTTTTATCGCAAGTAGATGCGAGTGTTGGTGGGAAAACAGGAATAAATAATAAATATGGAAAAAACCTAGTAGGAACTTTTCATCAGCCAAAAGCTGTTTATATTGATTCAAGTTTTTTAAAAACTCTTCCAAAAAGAGAGTTAGGAGCTGGAATTTCTGAAATTATAAAAATGGCTGTTTGTTTCAATAAAGATTTTTTTAGTTGGCTTGAAAATAACGACTTAAGAGATGAAAAAAATATTGATATAGCTATACAAAAATCTGTAGAGACTAAAGCTTGGGTTGTTTCACAAGATGAAAAAGAGCAAGGATTAAGAGCTGCATTAAATTATGGTCATACTTTTGGGCATGTTATAGAGAATATTACAAATTATAAAACATATCTTCATGGTGAAGCTGTTGGAATTGGTATGTGTATGGCAAATGCTTTAGCTGTAAAGCTTGGGTTTATGAGTAAAGAAGAAGAAAAAAGAGTAGAAAATTTACTTAAAAAATATGATATTCCAACAACTTTTAAAATAAATGATGTTGAAGATTTTTATGAGCATTTTTTCTTGGATAAAAAGTCTAGTAATAGTAAGATTAAATTTATTTTACCTGTTGGGATTGGTGATTGTAAAATTACAGATGAGATAAAAAAAGATGATGTTATTGAAATTTTAAAAGGATTTTAA
- a CDS encoding mechanosensitive ion channel family protein yields MFKKIVILILFLVGATVLNANQDNINDTKTEKVDQKKGSSKNSQKKDENILDIENMVEANILLEKINKIEAGFKDNILLKRYSNYLSYSKISADLEQLKDSLKRKNNLSDELEYQLLNKIRVKENELELISEYKGSPIGSLINPPEIEIVEKITNPFGIINALSSIKKMEDSKQQFTSLESQLEFLSKNLEEELDSYRNLYVLEPKDEYKEKIAFLDKQKRDFDIVLDIVTTTQEVYGRKIEQVILEIKNQISQQVQKMLLIFAIIVIMLIVSFLVKLTLKRYFSQNENYYMVNKIINFTLAFLVLMLLLFSYIDNVSYLVTILGFASAGIAIALKDWFMSIFGWLVIVTSGFIQVGDRIRVTKGEVETVGDVLDISLFKITIKEDVTLVSYMKNRRAGRIFFVPNNYIFSELISNYSHSELKTVWDGIDITLTFDSNFKKAQKIIRDILKHYSKGYSDITRKQLSKMRNKYQLRATGVEPRVFTLLEPHGMVISGWYLTNSFAALVLRSTICAEILEALMKEDDIHIAYPTQQININKTSNPYGPASKMPKKEFEVDDN; encoded by the coding sequence TTGTTTAAAAAAATAGTTATTTTAATACTTTTTTTAGTTGGTGCTACAGTTTTAAATGCAAATCAAGATAATATAAATGATACAAAAACAGAAAAAGTAGATCAAAAAAAAGGCTCTTCAAAAAATAGTCAAAAAAAAGATGAAAATATTTTAGATATTGAAAATATGGTCGAAGCAAATATTTTACTTGAAAAAATAAATAAAATTGAGGCTGGATTTAAAGATAATATTCTTTTAAAAAGATATTCAAACTATTTGTCGTACAGTAAAATTTCAGCTGATTTAGAACAATTAAAAGATAGTTTAAAAAGAAAAAATAATTTAAGTGATGAGCTTGAGTATCAACTTTTAAATAAAATTAGAGTAAAAGAGAATGAGCTAGAGTTAATAAGTGAATATAAGGGTTCCCCAATAGGAAGTTTGATAAATCCGCCAGAAATTGAAATAGTTGAAAAAATTACAAACCCTTTTGGGATAATTAATGCTCTATCAAGTATAAAAAAGATGGAAGATAGTAAACAACAATTTACTAGTTTAGAGTCTCAATTAGAATTTTTATCAAAAAATCTCGAAGAAGAGCTTGATAGTTATAGAAATTTATACGTTTTAGAGCCAAAAGATGAATACAAAGAGAAAATAGCATTTTTAGATAAACAAAAAAGAGATTTTGATATTGTTTTAGATATTGTAACTACAACTCAAGAAGTTTATGGAAGAAAGATAGAGCAGGTTATTTTAGAGATAAAAAATCAAATATCTCAACAAGTTCAAAAAATGCTTTTGATATTTGCTATTATTGTAATTATGCTTATCGTTTCATTTTTGGTGAAATTAACACTAAAAAGATATTTTTCACAAAATGAAAATTATTATATGGTAAATAAAATTATAAATTTTACATTGGCGTTTTTAGTTTTAATGCTTCTTCTTTTCTCTTATATTGATAATGTTTCATATCTTGTAACAATTTTAGGATTTGCATCTGCTGGTATTGCTATTGCATTAAAAGATTGGTTTATGTCTATTTTTGGTTGGTTAGTTATTGTAACTTCTGGTTTTATTCAAGTTGGAGATAGAATTCGTGTTACAAAAGGAGAGGTTGAAACTGTTGGAGATGTTTTAGATATTTCTTTATTTAAGATCACTATAAAAGAGGATGTTACGCTTGTTTCATATATGAAAAATAGAAGAGCTGGAAGAATTTTCTTTGTACCAAATAACTATATATTCTCTGAACTAATTTCAAATTATAGTCATAGCGAACTAAAAACAGTTTGGGATGGAATTGATATAACTTTAACTTTTGATTCAAATTTTAAAAAGGCTCAAAAAATTATTAGAGATATTTTGAAACACTATTCAAAAGGTTATAGTGATATTACAAGAAAACAACTTTCAAAAATGAGAAATAAGTATCAACTTAGAGCAACTGGAGTTGAACCAAGAGTATTTACTCTATTAGAACCTCATGGAATGGTTATTTCTGGTTGGTATCTTACAAACTCTTTTGCTGCACTTGTTTTAAGAAGTACTATTTGTGCTGAAATACTTGAAGCTTTAATGAAAGAGGATGATATACATATAGCTTATCCAACTCAGCAAATAAATATAAATAAAACTTCAAATCCTTATGGTCCAGCATCAAAAATGCCAAAAAAAGAGTTTGAAGTAGATGATAATTAG
- the mtaB gene encoding tRNA (N(6)-L-threonylcarbamoyladenosine(37)-C(2))-methylthiotransferase MtaB, with the protein MNFSEHRPKVYFKTFGCRTNIFDTQVMISNLKDFDVTNNEKEANVVIINSCTVTNSADTTARSYINSLKKLENSPKVIFTGCGTRTKGEKLFADDKIDGLFGSSEKENINKLLKLDDKFYKLGDLKSLDTTVVEEFVGKSRAFIKIQEGCDFRCSYCIIPHVRGDARSYEESIILNQVQTLANNGFSEFILTGTNVGSYGKKMHTSLAKLLKKMSLIKGVKRIRMGSIEPIQIDDEFKELINEPFMAKHLHIALQHTSKEMLKIMNRRNKVLSDLELFEFLSQNGYALGTDFIVGHPGETQELWNEAMKNLYNFPLTHIHAFTYSKRDGTPSASMKDIVKGDIAKDRYIELVEIIKQKNYEFRQNIKNNKVKLEVLVEQEKNGKYLGFDQFFNQVEITSNEDLVSDWLNLEDYEVEFNKNEARFK; encoded by the coding sequence ATGAATTTTAGTGAACATAGACCAAAGGTTTATTTTAAGACTTTTGGTTGTAGAACAAATATTTTTGATACACAAGTGATGATTAGTAACTTAAAAGATTTTGATGTAACAAATAATGAAAAAGAAGCAAATGTTGTAATAATAAACTCTTGTACAGTTACAAATAGTGCAGATACAACAGCTAGAAGCTATATAAATAGTTTAAAAAAACTTGAAAACTCTCCAAAAGTAATATTTACAGGTTGTGGAACAAGAACAAAGGGTGAGAAGCTTTTTGCAGATGATAAAATCGATGGACTTTTTGGTTCAAGTGAAAAAGAGAATATTAATAAACTTTTAAAATTAGATGATAAATTCTATAAACTTGGCGATTTAAAAAGTCTTGATACAACAGTTGTTGAAGAGTTTGTTGGAAAAAGTAGGGCATTTATAAAAATACAAGAGGGGTGTGATTTTAGATGTTCTTATTGTATTATCCCACATGTAAGAGGTGATGCTAGAAGTTATGAAGAGAGTATTATTTTAAATCAAGTGCAAACTTTAGCTAATAATGGTTTTAGTGAATTTATTTTAACAGGTACAAATGTAGGAAGTTATGGTAAAAAAATGCATACTTCTTTAGCAAAACTTCTTAAAAAAATGTCACTTATAAAAGGTGTTAAGAGAATTAGAATGGGAAGTATTGAACCTATTCAAATTGATGATGAATTTAAAGAGCTTATAAATGAACCTTTTATGGCAAAACATCTTCATATAGCACTTCAACACACTTCAAAAGAGATGTTAAAAATTATGAATAGAAGAAATAAAGTTTTAAGTGATTTAGAGCTTTTTGAGTTTTTAAGCCAAAATGGTTATGCTTTAGGAACTGATTTTATAGTTGGTCATCCAGGAGAAACTCAAGAGCTTTGGAATGAAGCTATGAAAAATTTGTATAATTTTCCTCTCACTCATATTCATGCTTTTACATACTCAAAAAGAGATGGAACACCAAGTGCTTCTATGAAAGATATTGTAAAAGGTGATATTGCAAAAGATAGATATATTGAACTTGTAGAGATAATTAAGCAAAAGAACTACGAATTTAGACAAAATATAAAGAATAATAAAGTTAAACTAGAGGTTTTAGTTGAACAAGAAAAAAATGGTAAGTATTTAGGGTTTGATCAGTTTTTTAATCAAGTTGAGATAACTTCAAATGAAGATTTAGTATCAGATTGGTTAAATTTAGAAGATTATGAAGTGGAGTTTAATAAAAATGAAGCAAGATTTAAATAA
- a CDS encoding AAA family ATPase: MKQDLNNKNIDKNFKLMVLSAIVLVVLFSYTIYKSSTNIQGISYYIGVGFLFILLILSFVLRAKQEKIRDYFLKKRGLKQENSLFEKELQEKNSSYGDSKNIDFTIKPVSSNITFKDVAGIKEIKEELEEIVDFLNNPKKYQKFGVKLPKGVLLVGPPGVGKTLIARAVAGEAQVPFFYQSGASFVHIYVGMGAKKVRELFSSAKINAPSIVFIDEIDAVGKMRSGKSNDERESTLNELLTQMDGFDGESGVIVIAATNKIEVLDDALLRAGRFDRRLYVGLPNMEDRRRILELYLKDVKYEINIQKLSNETSGFSSAALATLVNEALLNMIKNNNQSLSENDIEIAKNKLEFGKKQLKILDSEQKEILAIYQTCKAYITKSKVNLLEEGVKKINKVFLSFEELQENIKRELSGSVGLELIKNKKFAIGEEDIKRAEDIAVLMVEKYKMAKDSKDIIFDAQESLKLEFSQNIEKINRLKDIMLKNEVITLDDLQ; this comes from the coding sequence ATGAAGCAAGATTTAAATAATAAAAATATAGATAAAAATTTTAAACTAATGGTTTTATCAGCTATAGTTTTAGTTGTTTTATTCTCTTATACAATCTATAAAAGTAGTACAAATATTCAGGGAATAAGCTATTATATAGGGGTTGGTTTCCTGTTTATCTTACTTATTTTATCATTTGTTTTAAGAGCTAAACAAGAGAAAATAAGAGACTATTTTCTTAAAAAAAGAGGTTTAAAGCAAGAAAATTCTCTTTTCGAAAAAGAGCTTCAAGAAAAAAACTCATCTTATGGTGATTCAAAAAATATTGATTTTACAATAAAACCTGTTAGTTCAAATATTACATTTAAAGATGTTGCAGGAATTAAAGAGATAAAAGAGGAGCTTGAAGAGATTGTTGATTTTTTAAATAATCCTAAAAAGTACCAAAAATTTGGTGTAAAACTACCAAAAGGTGTTTTATTAGTTGGTCCTCCAGGTGTTGGAAAAACTCTTATTGCAAGAGCAGTTGCAGGTGAGGCACAAGTGCCATTTTTTTACCAAAGTGGAGCTAGTTTTGTTCATATTTATGTTGGAATGGGTGCAAAAAAAGTACGAGAACTTTTCTCAAGTGCAAAAATAAATGCACCATCAATTGTATTTATAGATGAAATAGATGCTGTTGGAAAGATGCGAAGTGGAAAATCAAATGATGAGAGAGAATCTACTTTAAATGAACTTCTAACTCAAATGGATGGATTTGATGGAGAGAGTGGTGTAATTGTAATTGCTGCAACAAACAAGATAGAGGTTTTAGATGATGCACTTTTAAGAGCAGGTAGATTTGATAGAAGATTGTATGTTGGATTACCTAACATGGAAGATAGAAGAAGGATTTTGGAGCTTTATTTAAAAGATGTTAAATATGAGATAAATATTCAAAAACTTTCAAATGAGACATCAGGTTTTAGCTCAGCTGCATTAGCAACATTGGTAAATGAAGCTCTTTTAAATATGATAAAAAACAATAATCAATCATTAAGTGAAAATGATATTGAAATTGCAAAAAACAAGCTAGAGTTTGGAAAAAAACAGCTCAAGATTCTTGATAGTGAGCAAAAAGAGATTCTAGCAATTTATCAAACTTGTAAGGCATATATTACAAAATCAAAAGTAAATTTACTAGAAGAGGGTGTAAAAAAAATAAATAAAGTATTTTTATCTTTTGAAGAGTTGCAAGAGAATATTAAAAGAGAATTATCAGGAAGTGTTGGGCTTGAGTTAATAAAAAATAAAAAATTTGCAATAGGTGAAGAAGATATTAAAAGAGCAGAAGATATTGCAGTTTTAATGGTAGAAAAATATAAAATGGCAAAAGATAGCAAAGATATAATTTTTGATGCACAAGAGAGTCTAAAACTTGAATTTTCACAAAACATTGAAAAGATAAATAGATTAAAAGATATTATGCTTAAAAATGAGGTAATAACTCTTGATGATTTGCAATAA
- the bioV gene encoding pimelyl-ACP methyl ester esterase BioV — protein MMICNNFYSGFCFKNECEIFKDYLEIGDFIISGFSYGAIKAFNQALESKARVDKLQLFSPAFFQTKDEKFKRMQLMFFKKDEDAYIKNFLENVKDKSTKSIENFFKKGSFKELEDLLNFKWSKEDLEELIKKGIKIEVFLGQNDKIIDSLAAKEFFKEFATVYYFKDKGHLL, from the coding sequence TTGATGATTTGCAATAACTTTTATAGTGGATTTTGTTTTAAAAATGAGTGTGAAATTTTTAAGGATTATTTAGAAATAGGGGATTTTATAATCTCTGGATTTTCATACGGGGCTATAAAAGCTTTTAACCAAGCTTTAGAAAGTAAAGCAAGAGTTGATAAACTTCAACTTTTTTCACCTGCATTTTTTCAAACAAAAGATGAGAAGTTTAAAAGAATGCAACTTATGTTTTTTAAAAAAGATGAAGATGCTTATATCAAAAATTTCTTAGAAAATGTAAAAGATAAATCAACAAAAAGTATAGAAAACTTCTTTAAAAAAGGAAGTTTCAAAGAGTTAGAAGATCTTTTAAATTTTAAATGGAGCAAAGAAGATTTAGAAGAGTTGATAAAAAAAGGTATTAAAATAGAGGTTTTTTTGGGACAAAACGATAAAATAATTGATAGTTTAGCTGCAAAAGAGTTTTTTAAAGAGTTTGCAACTGTTTACTATTTTAAAGATAAAGGACATTTATTATGA
- the mog gene encoding molybdopterin adenylyltransferase, with amino-acid sequence MIAKIGIITTSDRASAGIYEDLSGKAIIDTLNSYLKSPWQEVYRCISDDRMTIEETLIDLIDNQKCCLVVTTGGTGPSLRDVTPEATEAVCDRMMPGFGELMRSVSLQYVPTAILSRQTAGLRGSSLIVNLPGKPKSIKECLDAVFPAIPYCIDLMEGPYLETNEEIIKAFRPKK; translated from the coding sequence ATGATTGCAAAAATTGGAATAATTACAACAAGTGATAGAGCTAGTGCTGGAATTTATGAGGATTTATCAGGAAAGGCTATTATTGATACTTTAAATAGTTATTTAAAATCTCCTTGGCAAGAGGTTTATAGATGTATTAGTGATGATAGAATGACTATTGAAGAGACTTTAATAGATTTAATAGATAATCAAAAGTGCTGTTTGGTTGTAACAACAGGTGGAACAGGACCTTCTCTTAGAGATGTAACTCCAGAAGCAACCGAAGCTGTATGTGATAGAATGATGCCAGGATTTGGAGAGCTTATGAGAAGTGTAAGTTTACAATATGTTCCAACAGCTATTTTATCAAGACAAACAGCAGGACTTAGAGGAAGCTCTTTAATAGTAAATCTTCCAGGAAAACCAAAATCAATAAAAGAGTGTTTAGATGCAGTTTTTCCAGCAATTCCATACTGTATTGATTTGATGGAAGGTCCATATTTAGAGACTAATGAAGAGATTATAAAAGCATTTAGACCAAAAAAATAG
- a CDS encoding ABC transporter permease: protein MNKELINFIVKKYLKFDKKNPFISISAILAFIGVAIGVMVLILSMAIMNGTAKEFERKLFTMNYPLTIYSKGANSVTEDLLLDLEANFKNLKFSPFISTQAIVQNANNMSGGMIFGVLPEKEAKINPIFKEALRDFDFSKFDIITGVGISDKLLLTQNSKLTLYFTELNPAGFSLMPKMKRFDYISSFNSGLSAYDKAYMYTTIEALQTLLQKDIGTYDGIHVHSDDAFVDIEKLRTFLQDKRVGVVGWWQQNGNFFAAMKMEKTALFIVLMLIILVASLNIISSLLMTVMSRRKEIALLLSMGASSKEIKSIFLKVGMAIGFGGIILGIILGFIGYFLLDTFDIVSLPADVYGSAKLPLDLAVTDFISIVVGSIVIVLLSSFYPASRATKIDVIDVLRNE, encoded by the coding sequence TTGAATAAAGAATTAATAAATTTTATAGTTAAAAAGTATCTAAAGTTTGATAAAAAAAATCCATTTATCTCTATTAGTGCTATTTTAGCTTTTATTGGTGTTGCAATCGGAGTTATGGTACTAATATTATCAATGGCAATTATGAATGGAACTGCAAAAGAGTTTGAGCGAAAACTTTTTACTATGAATTACCCATTAACTATATATTCAAAAGGTGCAAATAGTGTAACTGAAGATTTACTTTTAGATCTTGAGGCAAATTTTAAGAATCTTAAATTTTCACCATTTATATCAACTCAAGCTATTGTTCAAAATGCAAACAATATGAGTGGTGGAATGATTTTTGGAGTACTTCCTGAAAAAGAGGCAAAAATTAACCCTATTTTCAAAGAGGCTTTAAGAGATTTTGATTTTAGTAAATTTGACATTATAACAGGTGTTGGAATAAGCGATAAACTTCTTCTTACTCAAAATAGTAAATTAACACTCTATTTTACAGAGTTAAATCCAGCCGGTTTTTCACTTATGCCAAAAATGAAAAGATTTGATTACATTTCATCTTTTAACTCTGGTCTAAGTGCTTATGACAAAGCCTATATGTACACAACTATTGAAGCTTTACAAACTCTTCTGCAAAAAGATATTGGCACTTACGATGGTATTCATGTACATTCGGACGATGCTTTTGTTGATATCGAAAAGCTAAGAACTTTTTTACAAGATAAAAGAGTTGGTGTTGTTGGTTGGTGGCAACAAAATGGAAACTTTTTTGCTGCCATGAAAATGGAAAAAACAGCTCTTTTTATAGTATTAATGTTGATTATTTTAGTTGCTTCATTAAATATAATTTCATCTTTACTTATGACCGTAATGAGTAGAAGAAAAGAGATAGCACTTCTTTTATCAATGGGTGCTAGCTCAAAAGAGATAAAATCTATTTTCCTCAAAGTTGGTATGGCTATTGGTTTTGGTGGTATTATTTTAGGTATTATTTTAGGCTTTATTGGCTATTTTTTACTTGATACTTTTGATATAGTTAGCTTACCAGCTGATGTTTATGGAAGTGCTAAATTACCTTTAGATTTAGCTGTTACAGATTTTATATCTATTGTTGTAGGATCTATTGTTATTGTATTATTATCATCTTTTTATCCAGCTAGCAGAGCCACAAAAATAGATGTTATTGATGTTTTAAGAAATGAGTGA